From Hylaeus volcanicus isolate JK05 chromosome 2, UHH_iyHylVolc1.0_haploid, whole genome shotgun sequence, the proteins below share one genomic window:
- the LOC128885028 gene encoding uncharacterized protein LOC128885028 has protein sequence MMKFALAVLAVLAVSSPLNAYTVPRTGNGALADEFQGFVDLLPLDQIVATLHKYFESDPELKEVLTYLHSSEFLSLVADIEALPDVVSLFNYMQLAGVDEYYLVNKANAFLGLPALQPPATLMNLKSGGVRGLIDEIHALIPEAKLWALYRQKMANAPVFAQYMAVLRSPAAQRIVDGVTSDPNFPGFLAHALKYGVDVNHAVDFIQQFFGVTVHLPMKFALVVLAVLAVSSPLEAYKFPRAGSGALADELQDFVDAIPLDEMLGIFFQYLFEDTEFQTFVTYMRSKEFTTLIKHIEDMPEVIDLLNYVQKAGLDIYLMVNRGNDFLGLPRLQVPNVAVNFKITGGIRGLLDDIEAIYPKQKVHELFEYKLAHSKVFAGFYARLSAPSMQNVANGILADPNWNGFFDKISKAGVNVEDAKEFIEKFFHNTESQSYSSIGPVTMRFTLVALTALVAVATVNCHYLPSFGEGPLYKDIQYFMDMIPLDEVMTLTLQYASEDAEFQELLMYFESYDFKELLTEIEKIPEFRNFAAYLQKNGVNINNVLNEVNKLAGIPAFQPTLLKITGGIRGYFDQVKALVNYDLFIHGYVYKMRHSPAFRDFVRELKAPNHQKFINTLYSNQRYLKFRNMISVKGIDVALIEDIIYTVLGIEFPELKNSFVVFSKDTGLAKDIHDFEALVDREKILSIILRYLDDDQVQVAINDMYSEEFHELVRQVEALKAYQDLVLYLKDAGLDIFSFLQKVHKIFGMEDYVPPKRGFAYRTYANRGGMKAMLDEIIAILPMDQFKTMFDEKMNSSPDFKSFIEKLRSPNFQTIVNAVYSAPIFLEMRQKALNDGLDLAPVKQIFKDITGVDLPTVP, from the exons ATG ATGAAGTTCGCTTTGGCAGTTTTGGCGGTCCTGGCCGTCTCCAGCCCCCTGAATGCCTACACAGTCCCCCGTACGGGCAATGGTGCTCTCGCCGATGAATTCCAGGGTTTCGTGGACTTGTTGCCCTTGGACCAGATAGTCGCAACCCTCCACAAATACTTCGAGAGCGACCCTGAATTAAAGGAAGTCCTCACCTACCTGCACTCGTCTGAATTCTTGAGCCTGGTCGCCGACATCGAGGCCCTCCCAGACGTCGTCAGCCTGTTCAACTACATGCAGTTGGCTGGCGTGGACGAATACTACCTGGTGAACAAAGCGAACGCGTTCCTTGGACTTCCAGCCTTACAACCACCAGCAACTCTCATGAATCTCAAGTCCGGTGGAGTTCGTGGTTTGATCGACGAAATCCACGCCTTGATACCCGAAGCCAAGCTTTGGGCTCTGTACCGTCAGAAAATGGCCAATGCTCCAGTGTTCGCCCAATACATGGCTGTCCTGAGGTCTCCTGCAGCCCAGAGAATCGTCGACGGTGTCACCTCCGACCCGAACTTCCCCGGTTTCCTAGCCCATGCACTCAAATACGGCGTTGATGTCAACCATGCTGTCGATTTCATTCAGCAATTCTTCGGCGTCACTGTCCACCTCCCA ATGAAGTTCGCTTTGGTAGTTTTGGCGGTCCTGGCCGTCTCCAGCCCCCTGGAAGCTTACAAATTCCCGCGCGCGGGCTCGGGCGCCCTCGCAGACGAACTCCAGGACTTCGTGGATGCTATTCCTCTCGACGAGATGCTGGGCATCTTCTTCCAATATCTCTTTGAGGACACGGAATTCCAAACGTTTGTCACCTACATGCGTTCCAAAGAATTCACGACTCTGATCAAGCACATCGAGGACATGCCCGAGGTCATCGACCTGCTGAACTACGTGCAGAAGGCTGGCCTGGACATCTACCTCATGGTGAACAGAGGAAATGACTTCCTCGGTCTTCCCAGACTCCAGGTCCCCAACGTGGCCGTGAACTTCAAGATCACGGGAGGAATCCGTGGCCTCCTCGACGATATCGAGGCCATCTACCCCAAGCAGAAGGTGCACGAACTGTTCGAATACAAATTGGCCCACTCCAAGGTGTTCGCCGGCTTCTACGCTCGCTTGAGTGCGCCCTCGATGCAAAATGTCGCCAACGGTATTTTAGCTGACCCGAACTGGAACGGTTTCTTCGACAAAATCTCGAAAGCTGGGGTTAATGTCGAGGACGCCAAGGAATTCATAGAGAAATTCTTCCAT AATACCGAAAGTCAGTCGTACTCATCGATAGGACCTGTCACG ATGCGTTTCACACTGGTAGCCCTAACGGCCTTGGTTGCTGTCGCAACCGTCAATTGTCACTATCTCCCATCCTTCGGCGAGGGACCTCTCTACAAGGACATCCAGTACTTCATGGATATGATCCCTCTGGATGAAGTGATGACGCTCACGCTTCAGTACGCCTCTGAGGATGCCGAGTTCCAGGAACTTCTGATGTACTTCGAGTCCTACGATTTCAAGGAGTTGCTGACAGAAATCGAAAAAATCCCAGAGTTCCGCAACTTCGCAGCCTACCTGCAGAAGAACGGAGTGAACATCAACAACGTGCTGAACGAAGTGAACAAACTCGCCGGCATCCCAGCGTTCCAGCCAACCCTTCTGAAGATCACAGGTGGGATCAGGGGCTACTTCGACCAGGTGAAGGCGCTCGTCAACTACGACCTCTTTATCCACGGTTACGTCTACAAGATGAGGCACTCACCCGCGTTCCGCGACTTCGTCAGGGAACTGAAGGCCCCCAATCACCAGAAATTCATCAATACCTTGTACTCTAATCAACGTTACCTGAAATTCCGTAACATGATCAGCGTTAAGGGCATCGACGTGGCTCTGATCGAGGACATTATCTACACCGTTCTGGGCATCGAGTTCCCCGAGCTCAAGAACTCCTTCGTGGTATTCTCTAAGGACACGGGACTTGCCAAGGATATCCATGACTTCGAGGCCCTCGTCGACAGGGAAAAGATCTTGTCGATCATTCTCAGGTATTTGGACGATGACCAGGTTCAGGTAGCGATTAATGACATGTACAGCGAGGAGTTCCACGAGTTGGTGCGCCAAGTCGAGGCCTTGAAGGCGTACCAAGACCTGGTTCTGTACCTGAAAGACGCTGGCTTGGATATCTTTAGTTTCCTGCAGAAGGTCCACAAGATCTTCGGTATGGAGGACTACGTGCCACCCAAGAGAGGTTTTGCGTATAGAACTTACGCCAATCGCGGCGGAATGAAGGCCATGCTGGACGAGATCATCGCTATTCTTCCCATGGATCAGTTCAAGACCATGTTCGACGAGAAGATGAACAGTTCGCCAGATTTCAAGAGCTTTATCGAGAAACTCCGCTCACCGAACTTCCAGACCATCGTTAATGCTGTTTACAGTGCACCCATCTTTCTGGAGATGAGACAAAAGGCGCTCAACGATGGCTTGGACCTTGCACCTGTTAAGCAGATATTCAAGGACATAACTGGCGTTGATTTGCCTACCGTTCCTTGA
- the LOC128872210 gene encoding uncharacterized protein LOC128872210 has product MNPQIMLMSVVATASVAFIGFVAYRVGFRSNDPDFTNQLPLKDNSSLEEDLKDIMAFVPQDDVREIIHRYMKYDTQIGDTVSFINDQRRFISRELQSMPQVVRMVSFLQKLGLDVNFWEESVRSFWKTSPRFIRNDPQRATGGLTVMIDKILQTIPLDELHELLRQKYKYSGSFRRFLLFLRSKDFADLCNALEKNSVLHHHYFWAKESGLEVTFAIELLRDLYDYLTQSLVT; this is encoded by the exons ATGAATCCACAAATTATGCTCATGAGCGTGGTGGCCACTGCCTCGGTAGCTTTCATCGGTTTCGTTGCTTACCGAGTCGGTTTTCGGTCCAACGATCCCGATTTCACGAATCAGCTGCCGCTGAAAGACAACAGCTCCCTGGAGGAGGATCTCAAAGATATCATGGCATTCGTGCCTCAGGACGATGTACGGGAAATCATCCACAG ATACATGAAGTACGACACCCAGATCGGAGACACCGTGAGCTTCATCAACGACCAAAGGCGATTCATATCCAGGGAGCTTCAGAGCATGCCCCAGGTGGTTCGTATGGTCAGTTTCCTGCAGAAGCTCGGTCTGGATGTCAACTTTTGGGAAGAAAGCGTTCGAAGCTTCTGGAAGACGTCGCCCAGATTCATCAGGAACGATCCACAACGGGCGACGGGCGGCCTTACCGTGATGATCGACAAAATCTTGCAAACGATCCCGCTGGACGAGCTGCACGAGCTTTTGCGACAGAAGTACAAGTACTCTGGCAGCTTTCGCAGATTTTTGCTATTCCTCCGGTCCAAGGACTTCGCGGATTTGTGTAACGCGCTCGAGAAGAACAGTGTGCTGCATCATCATTATTTCTGGGCCAAAGAGAGCGGGCTTGAGGTCACGTTCGCAATCGAGCTTTTGAGGGACCTCTACGATTACCTTACGCAGTCGTTGGTCACGTAG